In a single window of the candidate division KSB1 bacterium genome:
- a CDS encoding PorV/PorQ family protein yields the protein MKTKFTSLLLAIALIFGIQAESKAQSEAGILFLLISPGVRADGMGEAFVAVADDASAIFWNSGGLAFLENNEFLFMHSNWLPQLSSDLFYDYGAFTHPVDGLGTFGLSITYMNFGEQNVTDERGPEVIDKFTSYDFAVSGAFGTKIKSNIGLGVNMKIIRSNLAPFGAGKEEGTGQAWTFGVDLGILYKQFLFDRLNFGINLSNMGPKVAYIDVDQADPQPTNLKLGFAYRLLDSEFNKITLTADFNKLLVRRYTDGKSDPFYKAIFTSWGDEPFDQEMKKVISHVGMEYWYADFFALRAGYWDDKIGKIRAKTFGAGFRYSIYQIDFGYIAAGKGHPLSDTMRFSFSVIF from the coding sequence ATGAAAACGAAATTCACTTCCCTGCTTTTAGCAATCGCATTGATATTTGGCATCCAAGCGGAAAGCAAAGCTCAAAGCGAAGCTGGAATATTGTTTCTATTAATTTCACCTGGTGTTCGTGCTGACGGAATGGGGGAAGCTTTTGTTGCAGTTGCAGATGATGCATCCGCTATTTTTTGGAATAGTGGCGGTTTAGCTTTCTTAGAAAATAATGAATTCTTATTCATGCATTCAAACTGGTTGCCTCAACTGTCATCCGATCTTTTTTATGATTATGGGGCCTTTACTCACCCAGTTGATGGTCTTGGGACATTTGGACTAAGTATTACTTACATGAATTTTGGAGAGCAAAATGTAACCGACGAAAGAGGACCTGAGGTTATTGATAAATTCACCAGTTACGATTTTGCTGTTTCGGGAGCGTTTGGCACCAAAATAAAATCAAATATTGGCCTGGGTGTCAACATGAAAATAATTAGAAGTAATTTAGCCCCCTTTGGAGCAGGAAAAGAGGAAGGGACAGGGCAAGCCTGGACATTTGGTGTAGATCTTGGAATTTTGTACAAGCAATTTTTGTTTGACCGATTGAATTTTGGGATTAACCTATCCAACATGGGGCCTAAAGTGGCATATATTGATGTGGATCAAGCCGACCCCCAGCCCACTAATTTAAAATTGGGATTTGCATATCGTTTACTGGATTCTGAATTTAACAAAATTACTCTGACTGCAGATTTCAACAAGCTTCTTGTTCGCCGGTATACAGATGGAAAATCGGACCCATTTTATAAAGCAATCTTCACATCTTGGGGAGATGAACCATTTGATCAAGAAATGAAAAAAGTGATTTCACATGTCGGAATGGAATATTGGTATGCCGATTTCTTTGCTTTGCGAGCCGGGTATTGGGACGATAAAATTGGCAAAATTCGCGCCAAAACTTTTGGTGCAGGTTTTAGATATTCGATCTACCAAATTGACTTTGGCTATATTGCTGCCGGTAAAGGCCATCCATTATCAGATACAATGCGATTCTCATTCTCAGTTATTTTTTAA